From Microcystis aeruginosa NIES-2549, a single genomic window includes:
- a CDS encoding ATP-binding cassette domain-containing protein, translating into MTNSPNIKTVISQEPYIILNNQGEILPSINLSRPNYKLGRDGQQVDLVVPQHWTVVSRVQACFRRQGDDYYIYDGDGTNSSSNKLFINNRVITPKDGYLLRNGDEINIGQDAKNSVKITYYHPNQPVKSQSFAFKSVSLGHRSVVLGRDNAATVVLDAPTISRQHAIIDSDNQNRYILYDKSTNGVFIDGEKVSGSAILTNGCTVRIGPYSFRLQGDELVLLDTGDNIRLDAENIVRMVRDKKKQPLIILNHISLPIEPSQLVAIVGGSGAGKSTLLKTLLGIEPTTSGTVYLNGEELRQNFNIYRTQIGYVPQYDIVHRDLTVGEVLYYASKLRLPPDLNCQEVIEKTLQQVELLARRNTLVRDLSGGQLKRVSIAVELLANPKLFFLDEPTSGLDPGLDKKMMELLAKLAKEGRTILLVTHATNNINLCDRLVFLGQGGNLCYFGSPGEALNFFSLPQGDFADIYIHLETSEKVEQECQRFQQSDYYKNNIEARIGKVFQQNNSKPQQVQQSFWLQLQVLCQRYSQLIIRDQVSLILYLLTAPIGIFLMAMVLGDENPLFLGDNPSFEQAIQSAPLALKTLFVFTCAELWVGFACSLQEIVKESPIYRRERLVNLGLLPYLLSKSLVLAAVAFLQTIVITCVIFWGFTDPQPELMTWLIGCFITTFLTIFAAINLGLLISAGVSNITQANSALPLILIPQIIFAGVLFNLEGLGKYLSWLMISRWSIAAYGVLVEVEAMIAEAKEQNSFNFPLPFEDANQVYQLSINNLLLNWGVLILHSLIYFLLTYWWQKRKDIL; encoded by the coding sequence ATGACCAATTCTCCCAACATTAAAACGGTTATTAGTCAAGAACCCTACATTATTCTTAACAATCAGGGAGAAATTCTCCCTTCTATTAATCTGAGTCGTCCTAATTATAAATTGGGTCGGGATGGTCAACAGGTGGATTTAGTTGTTCCCCAACACTGGACGGTGGTGAGTCGAGTCCAAGCTTGTTTTCGTCGTCAGGGAGATGATTACTATATCTACGATGGAGACGGGACTAATTCTAGTTCCAATAAACTTTTTATCAACAATCGTGTCATTACTCCCAAAGATGGCTATCTTTTACGAAATGGGGATGAGATTAATATCGGTCAAGATGCCAAAAATTCGGTCAAGATCACCTATTATCATCCTAACCAACCGGTAAAAAGCCAATCTTTCGCTTTTAAATCGGTTTCCCTCGGCCATCGCAGTGTAGTTTTAGGACGAGATAATGCTGCGACTGTGGTTTTAGACGCACCGACAATTTCCCGACAACACGCGATTATCGACAGCGATAACCAAAATCGTTATATTCTCTACGACAAAAGCACCAATGGAGTCTTTATCGACGGAGAAAAAGTATCGGGTAGTGCCATTTTAACCAACGGTTGTACGGTGAGAATCGGCCCCTATAGTTTTCGGTTGCAGGGAGATGAATTAGTTTTATTAGATACAGGAGATAATATCCGTCTAGATGCCGAAAATATCGTCAGGATGGTGCGGGATAAAAAGAAACAACCCTTGATAATTCTCAATCATATCTCCTTACCGATCGAACCGAGTCAATTAGTGGCGATTGTCGGGGGAAGTGGTGCGGGAAAATCGACTTTATTAAAGACTTTATTGGGAATTGAACCCACCACATCGGGAACTGTTTATCTGAATGGGGAAGAGCTGCGCCAGAATTTTAATATCTATCGCACCCAAATCGGTTATGTTCCCCAATACGATATCGTCCACAGGGATTTAACCGTGGGAGAAGTGTTATATTATGCTTCTAAATTAAGGCTACCTCCGGATCTTAATTGCCAAGAAGTGATCGAGAAAACCCTGCAGCAGGTGGAATTGTTAGCAAGAAGAAATACTTTAGTCAGAGACTTAAGTGGTGGTCAGTTAAAAAGGGTGAGTATTGCGGTAGAATTATTAGCTAATCCCAAATTATTCTTTTTAGATGAACCCACCTCGGGATTAGACCCCGGTTTAGATAAAAAGATGATGGAATTGCTGGCAAAATTGGCCAAAGAAGGCAGAACAATTCTCCTAGTCACCCATGCTACTAATAATATCAATCTCTGCGATCGATTAGTTTTTCTTGGTCAAGGGGGCAATTTATGTTATTTTGGTTCTCCGGGGGAGGCCTTAAATTTTTTCTCTTTACCTCAGGGGGATTTTGCCGATATTTATATTCATCTGGAAACTAGCGAAAAAGTTGAGCAAGAATGCCAACGTTTCCAACAATCTGACTACTACAAAAATAATATTGAAGCAAGAATCGGTAAAGTATTTCAGCAAAATAATAGTAAACCGCAACAGGTTCAACAATCTTTTTGGCTACAACTACAGGTTTTATGTCAACGCTATAGCCAATTAATTATCCGCGATCAGGTTAGTTTAATTTTATACCTATTAACCGCCCCGATCGGAATTTTTTTAATGGCCATGGTTTTAGGGGACGAAAATCCTTTATTTTTGGGGGATAATCCCAGTTTTGAGCAGGCTATCCAATCCGCACCTTTAGCATTAAAAACTCTCTTTGTTTTTACCTGCGCGGAATTATGGGTAGGTTTTGCCTGTTCCCTACAGGAAATTGTCAAAGAATCGCCAATTTATCGGCGAGAAAGATTAGTTAATCTGGGATTATTACCCTATTTATTGTCAAAAAGTCTGGTTTTAGCAGCCGTAGCTTTTCTGCAAACAATTGTAATTACCTGCGTGATATTTTGGGGATTTACTGACCCGCAACCGGAATTAATGACCTGGTTAATTGGCTGTTTTATTACCACATTTTTAACTATATTTGCGGCAATTAATCTCGGTTTATTAATTTCTGCTGGTGTTAGTAATATCACCCAAGCAAATAGTGCCTTACCTTTAATTTTAATTCCTCAGATTATCTTTGCTGGGGTATTATTTAACTTAGAAGGTCTGGGAAAATATCTATCATGGTTGATGATTAGTCGCTGGTCAATTGCTGCCTACGGTGTATTAGTAGAGGTGGAAGCTATGATTGCAGAAGCGAAAGAACAAAATAGTTTTAATTTCCCTTTACCCTTTGAGGATGCCAATCAAGTTTATCAATTATCTATCAATAATTTGTTATTGAATTGGGGAGTATTAATTCTTCATTCTCTTATTTATTTTCTCCTTACCTATTGGTGGCAAAAAAGAAAAGA